The following is a genomic window from Sphaerodactylus townsendi isolate TG3544 linkage group LG16, MPM_Stown_v2.3, whole genome shotgun sequence.
agaagaagaagaagaagaagaagaggaggaggaggaggagtttggatttatatcccccctttctctcctgtaggagactcaaaggggcttacaatctccttgcccttcccccctcacaacaaacaccctgtgaggtaggtggggctgagaaagctccgagaagctgtgactagcccaaggtcacccagctggcgtgtgtgggagtgtacaggctaatctgaattccccagataagcctccacagctcaggcagcagagctgggaatcaaacccggttcctccagattagatacacgagctcttaacctgctatgccactgcattggCAGGAAGTAGATAAAAAAATAGACgctcctccatgcaaaggcgtgacagcaacctgcattgttttcgtgggctccaattgcagcTTGCCCAggtgcatgtgaatgcaaaaacaggaaaaggggttactttatcccaactgcaacctgctatacatttgctgtgtggaatgggcctcagTTGAACTGTTCGAGTGAATATGCTCTGAGGTGAACAGCACAATGGCAGCTCGCCACCGCTTCCTGCCATCCTTTGGAAATAACAAGGCGTTGGTGGCCAAAACATGCCCCAGCATTCTCAAAAACAACCTGCTCTGTGATGCTGACACTTCAAGCCATCTTAGgcatctcccttcctctccccctttctccctctctctctctcacacacacaagttaACAATGTGAAACCAACCCATGAAACCAATTCAGCAAGCACGCTTTCCAGCATCTTGTGTGAGGATGCTTGCCCACCCAACAGTAGCCATGGTGGCAAAGCCACGCTTTCATGCAGTAGCCATACCTGGGAGGACTTTGCGTAGCAGACGCTTCCACACAGTCATCTTGATGTCTTCTTGGTGGAAGCCAGGGTTAAAAGAGACTGCGCTGAACGTGCCTTCAGCGGGGTGCTGGCGAGGCAGCTCAGACCTAGTGTAGGTTGATAATAGTTATTACCTCCTCCAAATTAAGGCTGCAAACCAGAAGCAGATTGGCTGCTAAGGCCACTGGGGAAAGTCCCAGTGGGCCAATGTTCCAATGAGACCTCGGCCCCAAGTGACCCGTAGCCCTCGCCCCACACATGGTAGGAATGGAGGGGCTTGGCGGGGGCCCATGCACATAGGAAAGGACATGCTTGACCGAACCAAACATGGGCCAGGGctggttgacccccccccccggatgtgtTACAGAATCCATAGTATTCCTAAGTCACAAACTTTGGTTTTCTTCTATGCTTTGGAACACTTATTGACATGCCAGGAAGAAAACCAAAGTTTGTGACTTAGGTGCCGTGACCTACTACGATTTGTTTCGTAAGTAAAATATGCCAGGCATGAAGGCAGTCGTGGAGGCTAACTGTGTGCTTTGGTTTGGGGCAGGAACACTATGGATTCTGTAACACATCGCAAAAAACACACACTGAagatgactacggttgaaacaggGCCAGTCAGTTCCCTCtgggtccttcccctccctgtgcATGGAGATGGATTCCCTCTGCAACCACGCTCCAGAACTTTACGTTACTCAGTGTCTCGCTCTCTCATTTCACATACCTTGAGGGTAGAGATCCATAtttctgtaaaacaaaaacacaaaagatGCAGAAaggcaagtgatgctgttttatggAAGTCAACTTCTGTTAAGTAGGACTTTAGGAAGGGCACAAATCCAGATGGGACTACCAAACATCCGACCCACATACAACCGTTAATTtctaaatccatccatccatccatccatccatccatccatccatccatccatccatccatccatccatccagccatccatccatccatccagccatccatccatccatccatccatccatccatccatccatccatccatccatccatccatccatccatccatccatccatccatccatccatccatccatccatccatccatccatccatccatccatccatccatccatccatccatccatccatccatccatccatccatccatccatccatccatccatccatccatccatccatccatccatccatccatccatccatctatccatccatctcttcgagttttataccgcccgatccccaaagggctacTGTACATAGTCAACTTTGCAAAGCAGAAATCACACCGTTAAGAGGTGGGTAAAAGGATCTGTGATGCTGACTTTTTGTTTGTTCAGAAGTAGAATCATCCAGGCTACCCGAATGAATGTTTCCCTGAGACTCTCTTGAAATGAATTTGGAAGCGAAAACCAGTTCTAGATGAAACAGCTAGGATTACGGGCATCGTTCGGGTTAACTTCCAGAACTATGTATAGAAGGGGAATGAGGCTGAGACGAATGGTCACACAGGTTTCCCTCTGGGTCTGGAAACTGCTCCTGCCTCCTGCAGGGGTCCACAGGCCAGGGTTATCCACAGAGACAGCCCTGCCATGAGGTAAAGGTAGGGACATGGTCAAaacagttgattctggggccacTGATAGAAGCAGAGGGGAACAAAATGTTCGGTCACAGGAAGCAGCAGACCTAGAGGTGAAAATGGCCCTGGGCAGCCCAGCTGAGCAGCCCCCACCAGCCAGCACTTCAGGGGAAATTGACAATCAGCActctcagaagaagaaggaggaggaggagaagaaggagaagaagaaggagaagaagaaggagaagaaggaggagaagaagaaggaggaggaggaggagaagaaggaggagaaggagaagaagaagaagaggaggaggagtagtagtttggatttgtacccccttttttctctcccataagaagactcaaggcgattccaaactcctttcccttcctctccccacaacagacaccttgtgaggtagatggggctgagagagtcctgagagaactgtgactagcccaaggtcacccagcaggaatgtaggagtgaggaatcaaatctggttcaccagttaagagtctgctgctcatgtggaggagtggggaatcaaacccagttccccagattagagtccacctgctcataaccacgaCATCTGGGTGGCAGGAGTGCAGGAGGAAGGAACTGTTGAGCTGACACCGATTGCCAATGAAGTGTGTGAGCTAAGTGGCCCTAGGAGGAACTGGCAGAAATGCTGTGGCTCGGCCTCCATCACTCGGCCTCCATCAcagcccaccaagtgttttcctGGTAAGTTAAATGGGCAAGCCACTCTAATCCCAGGGCACAACTGGCAGGGGATATTGTGCTGTATAAGCCCCACTCAAATTAagggaactgaatttgtttcactGAAGCTTTGGGAGAGAATCCTGAAGGATTGTGCCCAATGTTAATTAATTCAGGAGCGGGTGTCACTTCAATTTACGTTCTCTGAAGCCAAGGCATATTGGGCAGAAGGGAGGAAGTTACCCATGACAGCCAGGCATACCCTGATGAAATCCAGATGGCCCTCGTTGTTGAGTTTCTCCAAGGACCTCTCCAGCTCCTTCAGCTTCTGCAGGGCATCCGCCGTTTGCTTCACCTGGACCTCGATGGAGGCAATGAGGTGGGCCGCCTTCTTCTCAATCTGCTGCAGGAAATTGGACTTCTGTTCGTCGATGTACTTGTACAGCTCCTGGAACTGCTTCCAGATCACACGTTTGAAGACGTCTGACTCGTTCTGAGAGAAAAGTGGAAAATGGTGGGTTTGGTTCGAAATGGGGAGAGTTGAGGGCGGGGGTCACAGGTGCTAATCTGACATCTTCCTACAGAGGTTGATTGTCCTGGTAAGCAAAGGAACCGCCTGCCCAAACACTCCTTTGCGGCAACCACACGGGTGGCAGGGCAGTCGCTGTTTCAAGTTGCTTTGACCTTGTGTCCTTGACAGCAAgatcaatgcaaaaaaaaaacacctgggctGGTGCCAACACAATCCCACAAGGTCAACACAGATAGCGCGACGGCAAGTGCTTTGATACAGCTTGCCCTGGAATCATGTGGCTCTGTTGTGCATTAATCTCCTTACAGGTACCTCCAGTTACATCCATTGCTTCCTCTGAGAAATTTGGTATTAAGATAACAGGACAGAAAAATCCCCAAATccctgtatcaataggagtatggtgtcaagatcgaggggtgtaactgtacctctctctattctgcattggttagacctcacctggaatattgtgtacagttctgggcactgcaattcaagaaggatttggcaaaaaatccaaacttcacatacacgctacaggggtcagtgctatcagtcacagaccaggaaagggatttgggcgtcttagttgatagttccatgggaatgtcaactcaatgcatggcagcggtgaaaaaggcaaactctatgctggggataattaggaaaggaattgagaataaaactgcaaagattgtcatgcccttatataaagccgtggtgcgaccgcacttggagtactgtgttcagttctggtcgccacatctcaaaaaggatatcgaagagatagaaaaagtgcagagaagggcaacgaggatgattgaaggattggagcaccttccttatgaggagaggctgcagcgtttgggactctttagtttggagaggagacgtctgaggggggatatgattgaagtctataaaattatgcatggggtagaaaatgttgacagagagaaatttttctctctttctcacaatactagaaccagggggcattcattgaaaatgctggggggaagaattaggactaataaaaggaaacacttcttcacgcaacgtgtgattggtgtttggaatatgctgccacaggaggtggtgatggccactaacctggatagctttaaaaagggcttggacagatttatggaggagaagtcgatttatggctaccaatcttgatcctccttgatctcagattgctaatgccttagcagaccaggtgctcaggagcagcagcagcagaaggccattgctttcacatcctgcatgtgagctcccaaaggcacctggtgggccactgcgagtagcagaatgctggactagatggactctggtctgatccagcaggctagttcttatgttcttatgttcttaaggatatGGACAAatccagagggcaaccaaaatgataaaagatctggaatccgtGCTGTACAAGGAGaaatttagggagctgggtgtgttcagtttggtgaagagaaggtgaagaggtgacacaatagccatgtttagatatctgaagggatgtcatgatggtgagggagcaagctggttttctgctgctccagagactaggaccaggactaatgggttcaaggtgaaggaaaagagattcctcctaaacatcaggaaaaacttcctgacagtaagggctgttcaacagtggaatgtgcACTACCTCAGAAGGTGGCggggtctcctcctttggaggctggatggccgtccgtcaggagtgctttgattgtgtgctcctgcgtggcaggaggttggacttgatggcccttgggggtctcttccaactctaggattctatgattctacgttTCCAAAACTTCCATTTCCATTCAAACATTCAAATCCACCCACCTAGATGGGTTTTTCTTCCAGCATTCACTTTGGGATGCTGCTAGAGTTTTAGAAAACAGACGTAATAAAGCAGATCAATGGGATGGGAGTAATTCTGCGTGGGACTGCACTGTTAAGTCATCAGTTAACGTTATCCAACAAGAATAACATTCATGCTCATCTTCTTTCAAGCAGCTTTTAGTAGGCAAGTTTCCCATTTGAAGTTCCGATGAATTATATTCACAATATAATTTTTCATCGTCGTGGTTAATTATGGGGTTTGGGTTTAGGAGGCAGGTGTCTCCCCTGCAGGAATGAAAGGGGAGCAATGAACCAATTCGGTGATGGAAAACCGTGAAGTTGCTCGGGGCAGGCGTGTCAGTATTTGCGCAGAAAACGTGTGTGGGCATCCCCAAACATTAGAAGATGTGCTGTGGATAAGAACCAGGAAGCTGGGACAGgcctgtgctctctctctctgacagaaGACTACCCTCAGGGTTTGCTGGAGCAAATCTCCCTTTCATGATTTATGCCAGGGGGTCGTGAAtattttgagcctgtgggaaccTGTGCAATTTCGAGCGTGGGTGGGGAGTGTCTCCCCAGAACAGCCTCTGTGGGAGGCAGAAGCAAACTAAAAATCACCTCCACAGGAGACAAGGGAAATGCCTTTTGCAGAATTCAGCGGTAAACATGTCATTTACCTCCttgctttgccaaaaaaaaaatcacagaaggcAAAGTGGGGGCGGAGCggggcaaggcagggcagggagggccgagagaaagagaagagggcaTAACAAGAAGGAAAGCCTAATGGGGGAATAGAAACACAAGCTTGGGTGCTTATCAGTCCTCTTAACCCTCCAGAAACTGGGCTTGCTATTGCAGATCTGGGGAAAACTTTTCTTTGAATGAGGGAAGGCAATAAAAAGTTTCACCTTAAAACAGCCACACTCAATTTCTGAGTAGCAGGGAAGTACTGGTGAGCTCCCCGTTGCCAGGGGCACCACGTTTGGGAACCCTACTTTATGCGTgtattgtgaagaagaagaagagtttggatttataccccacctttctgtcctgtacggagactcaaggtggcttacgagctccttcctctccccacaacagaccccttgtgaggcaggtggggctgagagagttctgagaggactgtgactagcccaaggtcacccggtgggaatgtaggagtgcggaagcacatccggttcaccagataagcctctgccactcaggtggaggagtagggaatcaaacccagttccccagattagaatccacctgctctgaaccactacactaaTACGCCAACGCTGGCATATTTACAGTGCTGGAGAAAGAGACgcggaagggaaaggtgaggagtGGTCACTGCACTGGATGGCAGAGAGGGGGAGGCAATCAGGTCCACCGCTTACCGCAATGCGAGTTTTGTTGTTCATCAACCTGCTGACATGATCATCCAGGctccttttttgctgctgtacTTCAGTTATCAATATAGAGAGTTCCTCCTGAGAAGGAAGAATGCAAGAATTAGACTCGGCACAAGGTAGATGATGAGCCCAATTCTTTTGTGTCCAATAGTGGCACACTAGATCCCTATAGAAGCTCACTGCAGGGGCACAAAGATGCTAGGGAAAGGAAGCTCTTAGATAGGTTGATACCTGCAACAAACATCCTTCATCCCTTTTAGCAGGAATGAGAAGCAGAACAatccagggatggtaaaaacatttGAGCATGCCTCAGATTgtagaagaataagaatttggatttatactgctcctttctctcctgtaaggagactcaagggggtttacaagctcctttcccttcctctccccacaacagacaccttgtgaggcaggtggggctgagagagttctgaagaactgtgactagcccaagatcacccagcaggaatgtaggagtgcggaaacacatctggttcactagataagcctccgccagtcaggtggaggagtggggaatcaaacccagttctccaaattagactccacctgctcttaaccacaacaccatgctggtccTTCCAGCTCATTGTTGTGAAACTGTCCTGCCAAGACTGCAGGAAGAGGGAGGCTGTTCCCAGTCTTGTCAAGTGAGATCCTTTGGAACTGGAGGGAAGCAACTGGGGACCTTTTACATTCATTTGTGCCCACTGATCTTTGAACCCTCCCTATTCTTTTAAAGGGAGCCTCTAAAGGGGAGCAATCAACCCCTCCTTCAAGACCACCTTGAACACCACTTTTCCCGACGTGTCTCTGAAAGTTCAGAGCAGAACACTGGTTTTCAAGGTATCCTAAAATCAATTTGGAGACATCTGACGTAGAACTTGACTGTCTTGAGAAAGTCTGCAAAGTTATGCTCCGGGCTGAGCTTCAGCTAGGATTCTACTGTGAATCTGATTTAAAGGCAGGGCGGAAGCCTAGAaagagagggattttttttaatggcacatcactctgagcatgtgcaaagtgcatTTCCCCCTCACCTTCTGGCAACCACAGCCTGCTTTCAGAcatctggggaggggcaggacagGCAAGGGTTCAAGGTCAGGGTAGTGATTTTCAGGTTCTTTCTTGGGCTTGGCTCCAATATGAGTCATTCATACCCTGTTTCTGAACGAGTCCTCCAAAGCCACTCCTCCGGGCCAGAAAGGCCTGTGTGTTCCAACTTTATCTCCTTGTTCTACCCAGTGTCAGGAGCTCCAGGAGTTGCTTTTCCATTCCCTCTTGTTTGTCATGCAAGCCCTGTGCTGTATTGTTTCCCACTCCGGCACTTTATCATGGAGTTCAGCCAACCATCCTTCTTAACTCCTCTTTCTTATTTTCACGtgacccctccctgcctcccccaaacaCCCACTCGCCCGATGCAACAGAAAGACACGGGATTCTCAACCGAATCACAGAGTAAATTCCAACGTGGCAGCCGCGTTAGCCgcttgcagcaaaataaaataaaaagtaaccaCTTTAACCAACATTGCACTTGTTTCATTTTGCAAATACTGCAGGCTGTTTTGGAGACTTGTAGGGGGGAAAAGTGAGGTGCCAAATCCATCAATGGGAAAGGTTCCTTGCGCCCAAGCAGACGACTGTGGCAGCTTCCCCCGATATCGCCGCAAAAAGAATGTCGAACACCGAAAGCTGCACTTCTGCAGCACACTCAATGCTTGACAAACTTTGCGTTAGTATTTTTACTAACAGTTGAATTTACTAACAGTATTAGTTGACTCTTTCCTCAGCTCAGCTTTCTCACAGCCTCACCACAGCAGTGGGCAATACTtcaaaaaaacaaaggaaacccCAAACAGGCTTGGAATTCTGCTGTggggtgaggaagaagaagaagagtttggatttatatcccccctttctctcctgcaggagactcaaaggggcttacaatctccttgcccttcccccctcacaacaaacaccctgtgaggtgggtggggctgagagagctcagaagagctgtgactagcccaaggtcacccagctggcgtgtgtgggagtgtacaagctaatctgaattccccagataagcctccacagctcaggtggcagagcagggaatcaaacccagttcctccagattagatacatgagctcttaacctcctacgccactgcgtccCCCCCCTCCAGTTATTTTCCCTCACAGAAAGTCCAGCTAGTCTGGCCTTCTTTGCAAGAATCCTAACCAGTTTAAGCCCCTTCTGTCCACTCAGGccgaagcaccccccccccccacccaccccaagcacCTGCCTTCATCCGGCTGTAGACAGTGGAGACGGGCATGACTTTGTGGTGCTGGTGGGTGCCGATGGTGCCGCACAGCCCGCAGATCACCTCCCGATCTTGCTCGCAGAAGAGACTGAGGGGGTTATGATGGTCAGGACACGATTCTTCGTTGGGGTCTGAGTTGCTCACGGTGTGCAGTGCCTCGACGATGCGGGCCAAATTCACGTTGGGCGGGGAGCTGCTGCAGTCCACAGCTTTGCGGCACACGGGGCAGAGGAACTGCTTCTCCAAGTCGCCTGAGAGGGAGACGACGCAGGACTTGCAGTAGGAGTGCCCGCACTGGAGCATCAGGGGCTCCTTGAAGATCTCCAAGCAAATGGGACACAGCAGCTGGTCCTCCAGCTCGTTAATGCTCATCTTCCGAGCCATCGTGAAGAAGGTTTCTTCGCAGAGAGGTTCTCTGAGGCACAGCCCTGAAGGTCAAATGGCCTGAGCTGGAAAAAGCCCAAGCATAGGACAGGTATAGGGATCGATGAGATATTTTTCCCCTTTGGATCCAATGGGCAGATCCCCTGAAATGACAATGGATAAGATGAAGGGTAAAGAAGTAATGGAAGCTTAAAGTCAGAACAAAGTGCTTTTGAGCGCAAAATGTGAATGTGAATGCAAGATTTGGAGTAAAGACCACACTTTGGGAGAAGATATTCCAAATCAATACAGATGgctccttatatatatataactactGCAACAAGGGCTCTATATGCACAAAGACAGAGATTATAAAATACCAGCAAAggaggactggattttgaaagtcacagaatatgcagaaatggcaaaactgatgtCTCTATTAAGGGACAATAACACGGACAACTTTTTAGAAAGCTGGAAACTTTTAATGAAATACCTTTGGAAAACCTATTCAGTTAGAGAAAAAAATAGTAGGATTTGAAATCGAGAAGGAAAAAGCAGACTATTAGAATACTGGCAAAACAAAATCgaaatgaatatttttttccctgtttaatCATGTGCATAAATCTAGAGTTAATTCTCAATCAATGATGAGATAGCTGAAACTCACTGTAATTACCCAATGGGTTCTatttttccgcacatgcagaataatgcactttcaatccactttcacaattgtttgcaagtggattttgctattctgaacagtaaaatccagctgcaaagtgcattgaaagtggattgaaagtgcattattctgcatgtgttacAATATGTTTTTTTTCGTTTTTGAAAAAAAGACAACACTTCACCAAGAAGAAAGCTAGAGAAGCACAGAAAGACAGGAAAAAGAGGAGATAGGAGAAGCTAGCATGCATaacatttcagaaacagaaaCTGCGTTTCAGGAGCACTGAAAACTGTGGTTCAAATTTGGGTGGAtgatttttctctcctttaaatgtttttatcccCTATCCAGGATGTATTTCAGAGTTGTCTGAGACAAGAGATACATTCTGTGAATGCTCTATGTAGGCTCCACTTACATTCACTTGTTCCAGGGCTGAGTCTGTGGTGctttctctcagcttaacctaggAAAATAAACTAGGGTAGGAAACCCCAACTTGCCATCCAGAGCTCCTTATGAGGATAAAAAGTGAAGGCACATAGGATTTCAATCTCAGCCATTGTACCAGCAGtaattaaaaatcaaattatCCCTGTCCGGCAGAATGCCTCTTGTGAGCACACGCAAGTCCAGCTGTGCATAAAATATAATTTGCCTCTTTCCTAGCCTAGACCTTAGCAAAGAGTAAGGTTTAGCTCACCTTCTGGTGTCCAGCTTGCTTTTTCCCAGGTCACCTTCCTTCTGTTGTCTGCCACACTTGAGGAGAAGGTAGCGCTAACAATGTTTCTCAACTTGATTGCTGGTCAGGGGTCTTAAAAGAGCAGATGCCAGAAAAGCACAATCCACAATGGAAATCCAGCTCCTTTGGAAAGGAAACCCTACCACATTGGCTCCACCTGATGGAGAACCTGGCAAGGTGTGCTCTCAGGTCCTTCACTTCACCTTGGGGGAAGACCCCTGGCTGCCATACAGCCTTCCATTTCTCACACGCACCAATCCTCGGACCTTTCAAGAGGcaactccctcagccccgcctGTCCAATGCTTTTTCCCGACTCCCTGTGGGTTCAAGCCTACCAAAGATCGGACTGGTCACATGCATGCGCCCTTATCTTTAAACTTCACGTTGCAAAACAGACTTCTGTGCCACATGTGGCTATATAAAACTGTTGTTTATGGGAGCTTGCAAGGTTTGTCAGCTCTGGCTTGGCAAATTCCCCTGGAGAGTTAGAGTAAGTGGATGGAGAGAGTGgcatttgaggagaggagggaggggaactt
Proteins encoded in this region:
- the TRIM50 gene encoding E3 ubiquitin-protein ligase TRIM50; its protein translation is MARKMSINELEDQLLCPICLEIFKEPLMLQCGHSYCKSCVVSLSGDLEKQFLCPVCRKAVDCSSSPPNVNLARIVEALHTVSNSDPNEESCPDHHNPLSLFCEQDREVICGLCGTIGTHQHHKVMPVSTVYSRMKEELSILITEVQQQKRSLDDHVSRLMNNKTRIANESDVFKRVIWKQFQELYKYIDEQKSNFLQQIEKKAAHLIASIEVQVKQTADALQKLKELERSLEKLNNEGHLDFIRKYGSLPSRSELPRQHPAEGTFSAVSFNPGFHQEDIKMTVWKRLLRKVLPAPELLKLDPVTAHPLLELSKGNTVVQCGNPLYQRRDSNSDRFDYSNCILASKGFSWGKHYWEVIVGTKSRWRLGIIKSSVSRKGKLNKSPEHGAWLIGLKEGKVYEAFNSPRVVLPLTVRPQCIGVYLHYEKGELTFYNADSPDELVSIYTFHAEFQGKLYPILDLCWHERGTNTLPIILATPAVPQDSWAQDSGSEPQEPTKL